The Anguilla rostrata isolate EN2019 chromosome 2, ASM1855537v3, whole genome shotgun sequence genome contains the following window.
TCAGACACCCCCAAACAGAGGCCATGTTAAGTAGGTCACATTGTGCAACCTCATCATGGTCTGTGGCCTGTGGTGAGAATCTTAAACTGCCAGGACAGTCATTAGGGACTGTTGCACAGAGCACATAATCACCCTCCCAATCAGCCAGCAGGGGCTGTGAGATGGCGGGTTGCATCCACAGAAGATCAACACAGACTGCGGTGGTGACATTAGCGCGTCCCCGCACCGCACGCTGCCCTCCGAGCACTGATTGGATCATTTGATTGTTTATGTAACAGACTGAAATGTCCCAGCCCAGAAAACATGTGGCTGATTGAGTCAACTCGTGGCCTGTATACAGATGCCAGCGGAGGAAGAAGCCTTGATGAAAGGAGGATGAAAAAGGAGTGAGCGGAAGAGAGAGTCATCGGTGAAAGGGCATGGAATTATTCAGTGGACAATGTGACATATTTAGACTCAAGCGTGGGCCTCTGGCAGGAAGGCCGCCACTAAAAATATTGCGCTGagaaattaaaagaaacaaacaattgagaatgaaacaaaaacagaaactaaGTACCAAAAtgagtgttatttttattgttcaggtttttttttagacaatTTAGAGCCTATGTGAAGTGAGTGAGATGGTAGGTAACATACTGTGCATTGGAGTGGATTGGTTTTGGTCTAGGTCAAGCtggtaaaaatgacaaaaaggcTCTTCCGCTGCTGCACAGGGTGTGCAATGCATGTCTTGCATGCGGTGGCGTGTTTATGTTGGAGCACCCCATCATTTGGTGACTCAGTGTTTCAAAATTTAATTGGCCCACATAATGAGTGTGTTGCCTCACAAGTGTAGTTTTGGATGTTTCCTCACTAGCCTGTGGTGGGTAGTTCAGGTGATGTATAATCAGACTGCTTTGCCTTAATTGCACAGGAAGATGTGTTAAATGTGCCTCTGTCTGAGTGAAGAGCACGTCTCACCTATTTCTCAGGCATATGAAATTGACTGATATCTCATGGTACGACTTTGAAATGCCCAGGAAATGACCTCCAGTTTCCAGATCATAAGGAAAAGTCATtccctttgtttgtgtgtgccttttcACCTGCAGACATCAGAAATTCTACAAAGACGTGGTAGCAGCCACCAACATTTCCCTACCTATTCAGGAGATTACATTTGACCCAGAGGTCAGCTGGCTCAAGTTCCACATGAGGATCAACAAATATGCACTATATACCCGGGATGACCCTAACATAAAGCGCCTCCTGCAGGATATGCTCAACGCGAAGGTCGTCAATGCAGGTActgtgtgagctctgtgatGGAGCACACTGACAGTGGAGCTAaaatgagctgtcaatcactggctTGCTCTTCACTGCAAACCACAATGATTTGTTCAATGACAGGCATCAATATAATGGTAGCTCTATCTGCAGCTTCACTTTTTGGTTTCATGAAGGCCCTCTGTTCCACCAcaaccaaaaatacatttaaaaaatgaattacactTGTCAAATACACAACCTCACACAATTCTATTATACCAACTTTCAGGGAATACGCCTTTTTTGACACTAATATAAAACGGTTCAGGCAAAACAATTTAAGGCAGTTCAGTTTTTCAGGAAAGAAATCTAATGTGTTGTCAGAGATCTGAGCATCAAGTAAGTAGAAAGCATTATGTCAGGCACAATAATAATGAGAGAGGGCTAAAAAGGCACAAACACTTTACAGTTGTAATGCTGGAGGGTCTCGTCAGCTGGGCAACAAGAAAGAAGGAAAGTGAACAAATGAGTTGAAGTGCATATCAGtggacagtgggggggggggggtgtaaaataataacagaagATGAGGAGAAAAGTATTTGCACAACAGACAGCAAAAGCACAAAGGTAATTATCTACTCCAATGTATAGGCGATGAAGTGAAGCAAGAGGCAGATTAGCTTGAGAAAAGTGAGGAGCAAGAGATGGATAGTGAAGCTATACTTTTGAGTATTGGACTTGGATGGtttgtaaaaaatgaatagCAATATCTAAATAAAGGCTTAACTGAATTTAACTGGCTGGACAGGCGACAGAGTACACCCTTATCGAGGCATATCCAGGTTAAACACTAGGTCTCTCACAATAATGCAAAAACCGAATCCTGACCTCAGCAGTACTCATCATATGGAATTCAGGCAAGACATGGAGGAAGAGACAAGCATGATCCAGTGAAAGATTTCGCCAAAGAGTTGGAATAGTTATATGAATGCatttggtgtttatttttaccTTGCAGATTACACCCAGGATGAGAAAGCTCTCAAAGGGGCGTGTGACTGCTCCCAAGGTAAGtcagttttatttgaaaacgtgtcaacaaaagaaattgttttaatttttcaattgttatttattttaaataataatattacttgCGACTGTTTAGGACATTTACACATTGCAGGTTTCACAAaatcttttgttattttttacatcAAGCATTATGTTAGCAGAAAAGAACACAGACTTACTCTTTTGACAGAAATTTATTTGCTTCCACcctataaatgaacaaaatttattttgagattCTTGGGGTTAAGTTATAATCctgaaggcaaaaataaatcattaatttaCTAAACAGAAAATAGGTCCTAGCTCAAAGCTTGGAGTGACATGCTGCACTTTAAAACCATGTGTGGATAGGAGATTGAGCTGTCCCACTGAAAGCACAGCCCACTCAATGTTCTCAAGAGCTCAGTAACCCTGCTGCCATCTATTCATGGTGCAGTGGacgcacatacatacgtacacacaaatgcacgcatgcacatacacacacacacgtgcacacgaacacatagacacacacacacacacacacacaccaatcggACTCAACCAAGGCCCCATACATGCATTCCATGGTTTGTAGCTTCACCACCACATTTGCTCAAAACAAAGAATCTGTTCCAAACCACGGTTAAAGCAAACTCTGccaagtgtaaaaaaaacactcctttttttcttcatttcacttttcttttttgaagtaTTTCACTTAAACCCCAGACTTCCCGTCAACTGCTAAGCAACAATGAGCAATACATTTTGTGGCTTGTTTATGTTAACTTTTTATATTGCTATTTTAAAGCCATGAAAATAGTAAACTATTAATATTATAAGCCTAAGAGtacaaaaataaaccattttgaAGTCCGTGGTTAACATTAGAAGTTACACGCCAACAGCTTTTATAACACGACGTGTAAAAAGCacttaatgaaaataataacacattttataagACCAGAGTAGTGTACTATGAAGCCAGATTATGGGGTTAGGGTGCTAATTTCAGCTTTAACCCTGGGTTTTCCATATCACGAAGCTGGCTCAAAATGAACGCCTTTGGCACTGTCATACTGGAAACCCAGTTACACGTTTTGGACTGTTTTGGACAGTGCCTCATTGGAAGCACAGTGGGTTAGTTCCCAGAGTATAATGTCTAGCTGGCTAAAGCTAACTGGCTATTCTTTGCCTTCAGTGGTAAAGCCCAGTGGACATCACCTGAAGCTGGCTTTGAAACTGAAGGACTTTGGCAAAGCCATGTTCAAACCCATGAGGTGAGACATCTGCCTAAGTGTTTTATAGCACACATTGTTTAAAACCACAGATAAAATATGGCCGCAAGCAGCAATTAATGGGGTCTAATAGCATTGAGCAAATAGTGCACAACTGCACagttttatgtttcatttggCTGCACTGAATGACGCAAAACACCTGACTGATTAATCTTGGAATGGCAGTCTTTTAAATataagctaataataataataataataataataataataataataatatcatcatcatcatcagaataATTCCAATACCCCTAAAAAATGTCTCAGACAAAAGTGTAACAAATATTACTAAATATGTTATATATTTAACATTCAATGTGTTTAACATTCAATGCTGCACACCGTAAGATTTCTTGATAATTTTATATGATTTTATATGATCTCCTTATGCTCCGTATCTTTTTACTCaggcaggagagagaccagGAGACACCAGaggactttttttattttgttgactTCCAAAGACACAATGCTGAGATAGCTGCTTTCCACCTGGACAGGTAAAAATAATACTCTCTTAGAGAgacataaaacatatattttgtacattACTATTAGGAGGTGAACAGTACTCATCAGCTGCTGAGCTTtactcttgggggggggggggggggggttggttctCAGAGATTTTATCTATAGTAGTTTGTAGTAGTTTGTATAGTAGTGTGTAGAACTACTGATTGTTTGAAACGAGTTTGTTTGATATAGAACATGGTCATTTCCTTCCAAATTCATAGGATATTTGATGATAGTTCATTGTCCAAGGATTTTGTAGATCGTAAAATGCTCATAACTCAAATGCAGAAAACATAGTCAGTTATGATCATCAAGGTGGGAGACATTAAACAGGAAAATTGCATAATTATTTCAGTCATCAATCAGCATTAATTATCTACATTGCAAGCACAGTAGCTATTTACATGGCTGGTGATACCTGTGGAACTGCATGGCTATACATCAGCCAAGTCATGTTTAATACATCAAAGTCATCTGAAATGAGCTCCTTATTTGTACATCTCTAAAGTCACTAGCCAAGTCTTAGGGCTATCCTGTAGTCACATTAGTGTTGGGTGTGGCACCATCTGCAACATGCTAAGACTCATGCAAGGTTCTCAAACATCACAGCTGAACAATCTCTTCTCAATATCCCCACCCATATTTCCACACACTGGTTTTACTTGGCTAATCTACTTTAAGACAGAATTGAAGACAATGTACTTTGTGATGACTTAATCACTTGTTCTAGCTTGTTGTACATTAGTCTCAGTAATTACACTTAATGTAAGAGAAATGTCCATCTTCACACACATGACAAGCATTATTAATAAACCATTGTTGCTTAAGAAAGAGAAATTATGACAGAAAACATAAATCTAATTTTGTTTGTAACCTAAATATGAAAACTATGCATGCAATAAATTGAAtggtgattgtgtgttttttagaTTCCATGCTGGACTGAGATGTTAATAGCAGTAATACATTTTGTGGGAGGAGTACATTACCTCAACGATTTCAGTGGCAGGTTTTTATTGCCAGAGACTACTAGTGTCAGTTACTGATTTGTCAGTTGATCTGTGCCAAGATTTTAACAATCTTCATTAAAGCTCagtgttattattgttactgAGATAGAGCTGATATTGTTGCAGCTGTTGTGCAATTGGCAGTCATTGTTTGATTGGAACCATGGTGCTTGGGGAGTGGAACAACATGAGTCAACACATACACTTCcagaataaactgaaataagaCATTCTGCCTCTTTGAGATGAACATAcacttataattattatatgacGTACAGCATATATGGCTCCTCAGATGTGCCCCCCTGTAACGTTGTCAGCTTAGTGCCATTGTATTTCACTCTCAGTTCTTCACACATTGCTATTCAGTTGTACACAATACACAGGGGTTGTGTTGTCTGAAAAGACCGTTTATGGTAGAGCCTGTCACACTCAGCTCAGAAAAAACAACACTAGGTCAACCACTCGGGAGGAGTGCAGAATTCCACAACGCAAGACCTCCTTTGGAAAATCATCCTTCACTTTGATGGCCataaaataatggaataatCTTCCAACAGAACTAATAACATCTACAGACTGTCACACTTTCTCCCGTCTGACAAAACATTGGATCCTTACACAGCAAACTTGCAGACATTAGTAAATTAGTattgtgggcggggggggggggggaggggggggggcgtttgttTTAGGGTTGGGATGTGGGGATGactgtgttttgtatgtttttactatttttgtgttttgtactttgttttttaatgtcctttctattttactgtttaatgtCCTTTCTATTTTActtacctgcccagggactacgGGTGGAAATTAGCAAATTGCTATAACCTGGTACATTAcatctttccttgttttatataaggttaatgttctttgtacactgtcactgtttaaataaactaaataaaaaaataataataaaaaaaatgaagcaaggTCTTAGTCACAGAGACAGCATCTTTTAATTCACTCAATTAGCTGCTGATGACAAAATCCCTTCCAGCTGCAGATTACACAATCTGTTGTACTCATGATTGTGACACCTCCGAGTGCTATCCAATATTGAGCAATTGCACCTCTGTAGCTCTTAGCAGTGAGAAGCTGTGCTCATCTTTTGGAGGAAAatctcacaaaataaaacacagtagAGGTCTGCACAGAAAGATTTACATTCTGCCATCTTCTGTGGGGGGTGTCCTTGGAAGATACTGCAAAGTCTTGTTATGGTGTCTTTTGACAGAATATTAGACTTCCGCAGAGTGCCCCCAGTGGTAGGGAGGTTAATCAACGTCACACGGGATATCCTGTTCACCACTCACAATGACGACCTACGGAGCGTCTTCTTCACCTCTCCAGGTCAGTCCATGCAGCTACAGATCAGCGGTGGCACGCTCCCACTGCGCAATGTTCACCTTGACACAAGCATTGCTCATTCACTTCTCAGTAATGGAAAACCTGTTATCCTATTACTAAAAACTGTGTCAAAGAAAGGAAATTCATTTCAACAcctttgattttttatttaacctttatttacccagggtaggttcgctgagcatggatgctctttcgcagcaacgccctgcttcacactcatacacattcacacctaagagctgcccagtacaaacacaatcctctattgttggccactgagcagctccactggagtgagagaacatgtttttagccgattaaatcaggggatgattaggtggcaagtttttgcaagagccagatctgggatttttaGCCAGAACGCCCGGGAACCGCCTACTCTTtacgaatagtgtcatgggatctttaatgaccacagtgagtcaggacctcggtttaatgtctcatccgaaagacggaatctcctacagcacagtgtccccgtcactgcactggggcattggggtttatttgaccagagggaagattgccccctgctggtccaccaacaccacttccaacagcaactcagtattccctggtggtctcccatccaagtactaaccaagcccacacttgcttagcttcagccagtcggcaggagcagagtgcatggtggtatgaAACAGATGTAAGGGAAAACATTTAGAGGTGTCAATTTTGTCAGCAGAAACCCAATATGAaaagatctgtgtgtgtgtgtgtgtgtgagagagagagaatgtgggtgtgtgtgtgtgtgtgtgtgtgtgtaggactgTCCGGAGACAGGTCATGGCTTTGGCCATTGAAACTCTTATGAACAAAGTGAAGGACCTGACTGAGGACCTGaacctttctgtctctcttcttcaCCCACAGCAAACAACACCTGCTTCTTTGCCAAGTGTCTGTACGTGTGCAAGACTGAGTATGCAGTGTGTGGCAACCCTGACATGCTGGAGGGCTCTTTGTCTGCCTACCTGCCAGGTCTGAGCATAGCACCACGCATTTCCATCCCCAACCCATGGATCCGCTCCTACACCTTCACTGGGAGAGAAGAGTAAGCCATGATCTCCATTGCCTCACACCAGGATCTACTCAACATTCCTGGTCACAAGCACTTGCACAGAACCAGTGCTTCCGACCTTCAGTTATTAACTATTAAAACTCACACATCAGGGACACCTATTCCAATTTTTAGATGTGTGTTTAAATGATAAACTTCATTAAACTGTATTGTAGATGCCATCTTCCCATTTATCTGcttcctttcatttatttttctgcactCTCTCATAGATGGGAGGTAAATCCATTCTACTGTGACACAATTAAACAGCTATATCCTTACAACTCTGGGAACAGGCTGCTTAATATCATTGACATGGCCATATTGGACTTCCTCACAGGTAAACAACACAGCACTTACTGCCTCTATAATCGATGAGACTGTATGCTCAATTCCTGTATTTCATTGACTGAAACA
Protein-coding sequences here:
- the fam20a gene encoding pseudokinase FAM20A, which produces MWMRRDRLLVTLTLAAVFSADVYFVLLPKLREKYPWDRCTCPAAGVANISLGDSEVPQWPPNSSTVTRGSAGGLGVTAVPVETGGKTWGSKLEKLFAHPLYNIRSPDPGPEEVLVQPEELMGYYKRKVSRWERHQKFYKDVVAATNISLPIQEITFDPEVSWLKFHMRINKYALYTRDDPNIKRLLQDMLNAKVVNADYTQDEKALKGACDCSQVVKPSGHHLKLALKLKDFGKAMFKPMRQERDQETPEDFFYFVDFQRHNAEIAAFHLDRILDFRRVPPVVGRLINVTRDILFTTHNDDLRSVFFTSPANNTCFFAKCLYVCKTEYAVCGNPDMLEGSLSAYLPGLSIAPRISIPNPWIRSYTFTGREEWEVNPFYCDTIKQLYPYNSGNRLLNIIDMAILDFLTGNMDRHHYEIFTKFGDDGFPLHIDNARGFGRHSHDEMSILAPLTQCCIIKMSTLLRLKLLSEEEFRLSDVMRESLRRDALRPILTEPHLLALDRRLQRVLRVVHKCVKKLGEPQVVAVDFVESRRTTTGPAGGR